CGGCGCCCTGCTCCGAGCGTATCTCCGTCTCAAAGCCCGCGGTCTGAAGCACGCTGCGGAATTTCAGCACGTCTTCGGACTTAGGTTTTTCATAACGGCCGTCGACTGAGTTGTAGGGGATGAGGTTGACGAAGGAATGTATGCCCTTCAAATAACGCACGAGAGCGCGCGCGTGGTCGAGGCTGTCGTTCACGCCGCCAAAGAGCGTGTATTCTATTGATATGCGGTCGCCGGTCGCGTCCTGGTATTCCTGCATCGCCGTGCGGAGCTGGTCTACCGGGTAGCTCTGGTTGACCGGCATGAGGAAGCTGCGCAGTTCGTCGTCCGCTGCGTGCAGCGAAACGGCGAGGCGCACTCCAAGGCCGGACTGGGCGAGAGCCTTGATGCCGGGGATGACGCCGGAGGTTGAGATCGTGATGTGACGAATGCCCAGATTTCTCATCTTCGGGTCGTTCAGCATTCTGACGGATTTCAGAACGGCGTCGGTGTTCATGAACGGTTCGCCCATTCCCATGTAGACGACGTTGTTGACCTCGCGTCCGGCCCTTTTTTCGATAGCGAGCACCTGCCCCGCTATCTCGCCTGCGGTAAGATTGCGCACGAAGCCTGAGAGGCCCGTTGCGCAGAATGTGCACTGGAGGGGGCAGCCTACCTGCGTGGAGATGCAGGCGGTGAGGCGTTCGCCGTATTTCATGAGCACGGATTCGACGGAGTTGCCGTCGGCGAGCTGCAAGAGGAACTTGCGCGTGCCGTCCGAGGAGCGCTGCTCGCGCACGATTGACGGATAGTGGACGTTGACCTTTTCGTCAAGCTTCGCGCGAAGTTCTTTTGAAAGGTTCGTCATGCCCTCTGTGTCGTCTGTGTGCTTCTGCCAGAGCCACTGACATATCTGGTCCGCTCTGAATTTGGGTTCCTGAAGGCCCTTTTCAAGGTATTCCTTCCACTCGTCGCAGTTCATATCTAAAGCGTATCTTTTT
Above is a window of Cloacibacillus sp. DNA encoding:
- the rlmN gene encoding 23S rRNA (adenine(2503)-C(2))-methyltransferase RlmN, which produces MAEKRYALDMNCDEWKEYLEKGLQEPKFRADQICQWLWQKHTDDTEGMTNLSKELRAKLDEKVNVHYPSIVREQRSSDGTRKFLLQLADGNSVESVLMKYGERLTACISTQVGCPLQCTFCATGLSGFVRNLTAGEIAGQVLAIEKRAGREVNNVVYMGMGEPFMNTDAVLKSVRMLNDPKMRNLGIRHITISTSGVIPGIKALAQSGLGVRLAVSLHAADDELRSFLMPVNQSYPVDQLRTAMQEYQDATGDRISIEYTLFGGVNDSLDHARALVRYLKGIHSFVNLIPYNSVDGRYEKPKSEDVLKFRSVLQTAGFETEIRSEQGADIDAACGQLRRKTIEGDSAPFDEPAYSLTKTDMAPEKRREEPPVLPAKAKSTPRRADTGANSKRY